A window from Acinonyx jubatus isolate Ajub_Pintada_27869175 chromosome E1, VMU_Ajub_asm_v1.0, whole genome shotgun sequence encodes these proteins:
- the TMEM94 gene encoding transmembrane protein 94 isoform X1, translating to MLGRSLPFGGDHIHLGMPAVLWAHGSEGEARGLCPNLLSHVEYCWAPSLWLEKSSPVRLQTQLRNQLEGEPPLALGLSTRKALSILKEQLEAVLEGHLKERKKCLTWKEMWRSSFLHHSNRCSCFHWPGASLMLLAVLLLLGCHGGQPAGSHGAELVSASALCLLLLLNLILIGRQDRLKRREVERRLRGIIDQIQDALRDGKEIKWPDAMYPDLHMPFAPSWSLHWAYRDGHLVNLPVSLLVEGDIIALRPGQESFASLRGIKDDEHIVLEPGDLFPPFSPPPSPRGEVKKGPQNPQQHRLFRVLETPVIDNIRWCLDMALSRPVTALDNERFTVQSVMLHYAVPVVLAGFLITNALRFMLNAPGVTSWQYTLLQLQVNGVLPVLPLLFPALWVLATACGEARVLAQMSKASPSSLLAKFSEDTLSSYTEAVSSQEMLRCIWGHFLRVIQGTSPTLSHSSSLLHSLGSVTVLCCVDKQGILSWPNPSPETVLFFSGKVEPPHSSHEDLTDDLSTRSFCHPEVEEEPHERDALLAGSLNTSLHLSNEQERGDWPGDGPKPPEFYSHHKAHGRSKHPSGSNVSFSRDTEGGEEEPGKAQPGLEGEPYEAEDFVCDYHLEMLSLSQDQQNPSCIQFDDSNWQLHLTSLKPLGLNVLLNLCNASVTERLCRFSDHLCNIALQESHSAVLPVHVPWGLCELARLIGFTPGAKELFKQENHLALYRLPSAEMVKETSLGRLSCVTKRRPPLSHMISLFIKDTTTSTEQMLSHGTADVVLEACTDFWDGADIYPLSGSDRKKVLDFYQRACLSGYCSAFAYKPMSCALSSQLNGKCIELVQAPGQSSIFTMCELPSTVPIKLSTRRNSWSSDEGIGEVLEKEDCMQALSGQIFMGMVSSQYQARLDIVRLIDGLVNACIRFVYFSLEDELKSKVFAEKMGLETGWNCHISLTPNGDMPGSEIPPSSPSHAGSLHDDLNQVSRDDAEGLLLMEEEGHSDLISFQPTDSDLPSFLEDCNRAKLPRGIHQVRPHLQNIDNVPLLVPLFTDCTPETMCEMIKIMQEYGEVTCCLGSSANLRNSCLFLQSDISIALDPLYPSRCSWETFGYATSTSMAQASDGLSPLQLSGQLNSLPCSLTFRQEETISIIRLIEQARHATYGIRKCFLFLLQCQLTLVVIQFLSCLVQLPPLLSTTDILWLSCFCYPLLSISLLGKPPHSSIMSMATGKNLQSIPKKTQHYFLLCFLLKFSLTVSSCLICFGFTLQSFCDSSRARNLTNCSSIMLSSHADTAPAWFDDFANGLLTAQKLTAALTVLHTVFISITHVHRTKPLWRKSPLTNLWWAVTVPVVLLGQVGQTAVDLQLWTHRDSRVHFGLEDVPLLTWLLGCLSLVLVVVTNEIVKLHEIRVRVRYQKRQKLQFETKLGMNSPF from the exons ATGCTGGGGAGGAGCCTTCCTTTTGGGGGTGATCACATTCATCTGGGCATGCCTGCAGTACTCTGGGCCCATGGATCTGAAGGAGAAGCACGTG GGCTCTGCCCCAACCTGCTGAGCCATGTTGAGTACTGTTGGGCACCCTCTCTGTGGTTAGAGAAGAGCTCCCCAGTCAGACTCCAAACACAGCTGCGTAACCAGCTGGAG GGCGAGCCACCCTTGGCCCTGGGCCTGTCCACCCGGAAGGCCCTCAGCATCCTGAAGGAGCAGCTCGAGGCGGTGCTGGAAGGACACCTGAAGGAACGGAAGAAATGTCTCACGTGGAAG GAGATGTGGAGAAGCAGCTTCCTGCACCACAGTAACCGCTGCTCCTGCTTCCACTGGCCGGGCGCCTCGCTCATGCTGCTGgcggtgctgctgctgctgggctgCCACGGGGGCCAGCCGGCGGGCAG CCACGGGGCCGAGCTGGTGAGCGCCTCGGCGCTGTGCCTCCTGCTCCTTCTCAACCTCATCCTCATCGGGCGGCAAGATCGGCTGAAGCGCAGGGAGGTAGAGCGGAGGCTCCGAGGGATCATTGACCAAATCCAAG ATGCGCTCAGGGATGGCAAGGAGATCAAGTGGCCGGATGCCATGTACCCAGACCTCCACATGCCCTTTGCACCATCCTGGTCCCTGCACTGGGCGTACAGAGATGGACATCTGGTCAACCTGCCAGTTAGCCTGTTGGTGGAAGGAGACATCATAGCTCTGAGGCCCGGCCAGGAATCGTTCGCCTCTCTGAGGGGGATCAAG GATGATGAACACATTGTCTTAGAGCCGGGAGACctgtttccccctttctctccacccccttcccccaggggAGAAGTGAAGAAAGGGCCACAGAACCCACAGCAGCACAGACTCTTCCGTGTCCTTGAGACCCCTGTGATTGACAACATCAG GTGGTGCCTGGACATGGCCCTGTCCCGCCCAGTCACTGCTCTGGACAACGAACGGTTCACGGTGCAGTCGGTGATGTTGCACTACGCTGTGCCTGTGGTCCTG GCCGGCTTCCTCATCACCAATGCCCTGCGCTTTATGCTGAATGCCCCTGGGGTCACGTCCTGGCAGTACACCCTCCTCCAGCTACAG GTGAACGGCGTCCTGCCCGTCCTCCCCCTGCTCTTTCCAGCCCTCTGGGTTCTGGCGACCGCCTGTGGAGAAGCCCGCGTCCTGGCTCAGATGAGCAAGGCCTCTCCCAGCTCCTTG CTGGCCAAGTTCTCGGAGGACACTCTCAGCAGCTATACAGAAGCCGTCTCCTCTCAG GAAATGCTACGCTGCATTTGGGGTCACTTCCTGCGGGTGATCCAGGGGACGTCGCCGACGCTGAGCCATAGTTCCAGCCTGTTGCACAGCTTGGGCTCTGTCACG GTCCTATGCTGTGTGGACAAACAGGGGATCCTGTCGTGGCCAAACCCCAGCCCGGAGACCGTGTTGTTCTTCAGTGGGAAGGTGGAGCCCCCACACAGCAGCCACGAGGACCTAACAGATGACCTGTCCACCCGCTCCTTCTGCCACCCCGAGGTAGAGGAGGAG CCCCACGAACGAGATGCCCTCCTGGCTGGCTCCCTGAACACTTCCCTGCACCTTTCCAATGAGCAGGAACGTGGTGACTGGCCCGGTGACGGTCCCAAGCCCCCTGAATTCTACTCTCACCACAAAGCACACGGCCGCAGCAAACACCCATCCGGCTCCAATGTGAGCTTCAGCAGGGACACAGAGGGTGGTGAAGAAGAGCCTGGCAAG GCCCAGCCCGGACTGGAGGGCGAGCCGTACGAAGCGGAGGACTTTGTGTGTGACTACCACCTGGAGATGCTGAGCCTGTCACAGGATCAGCAGAACCCCTCCTGCATCCAGTTCGATGACTCCAACTGGCAGCTGCACCTTACATCCCTGAAGCCCCTGGGTCTCAACGTGCTGCTGAACTTGTGTAACGCCAGCGTCACGGAGCGGCTGTGCCGGTTCTCAGACCACCTGTGCAACATCGCCCTGCAGGAGAGCCACAGCGCCGTCCTGCCCGTGCACGTACCCTGGGGCCTCTGCGAGCTGGCCCGCCTCATAG GCTTCACTCCTGGGGCCAAGGAGCTCTTCAAACAGGAAAACCACCTTGCACTCTACCGCCTCCCCAGTGCCGAGATGGTGAAGGAAACCTCACTGGGAAGGCTCTCCTGTGTCACCAAGCGGCGCCCCCCCCTCAGCCACATGATCAGCCTCTTCATCAAGGACACCACCACCA gTACAGAACAGATGCTGTCCCATGGCACGGCGGACGTGGTCTTAGAGGCCTGCACAGACTTCTGGGACGGGGCCGACATCTACCCTCTTTCGGGTTCTGACAG AAAGAAAGTGCTGGATTTCTACCAGCGAGCCTGCTTGTCTGGCTACTGCTCTGCCTTTGCCTACAAGCCCATGAGCTGCGCCCTGTCCTCTCAACTCAACGGCAAGTGCATTGAGCTGGTGCAGGCGCCTGGCCAAAGCAGCATCTTCACCATGTGCGAGCTGCCCAGCACTGTCCCCATCAAGCTCAGCACCCGCCGCAACAGCTGGAGCTCTGACG AAGGGATCGGGGAGGTGCTGGAGAAGGAAGACTGTATGCAGGCCCTGAGCGGCCAGATCTTCATGGGCATGGTGTCCTCCCAGTACCAGGCCCGGCTGGACATCGTGCGCCTCATCGATGGGCTGGTCAATGCCTGCATCCGCTTCGTCTACTTCTCTTTGGAGGATGAGCTCAAAAGCAAG GTGTTTGCAGAAAAGATGGGCCTGGAGACAGGTTGGAACTGCCACATCTCTCTCACGCCCAATGGGGACATGCCTGGCTCTGAGATCCCCCCCTCCAGCCCTAGCCATGCTGGCTCCCTGCATGATGACCTGAATCAGG TGTCCCGAGACGATGCAGAAGGGCTCCTTCTGATGGAGGAGGAGGGTCACTCTGACCTCATTAGCTTCCAGCCGACAGACAGTGACCTCCCCAGCTTCCTGGAGGACTGCAACCGG GCCAAGCTGCCCCGAGGCATCCACCAGGTGCGTCCCCACCTGCAGAACATTGACAACGTGCCCCTGCTAGTGCCCCTGTTCACCGACTGTACCCCCGAGA CCATGTGTGAGATGATCAAGATCATGCAGGAATATGGGGAGGTGACCTGCTGCCTGGGCAGCTCTGCCAACCTCAGGAACAGTTGCCTTTTCCTCCAGAGCGACATCAG CATCGCCCTGGATCCCCTGTACCCATCCCGCTGCTCCTGGGAGACCTTTGGCTACGCCACCAGCACCAGCATGGCCCAGGCCTCGGATGGCCTTTCTCCCCTGCAGCTCTCGGGGCAGCTCAACAGCCTGCCCTGCTCCCTGACATTTCGCCAAGAAGAGACCATCAGCATCATCCGGCTCATTGAGCAG GCTCGGCACGCCACCTACGGCATTCGCAAGTGCTTCCTCTTCCTGCTGCAATGCCAGTTGACTCTGGTGGTCATCCAG TTCCTGTCTTGTCTGGTTCAGCTGCCACCGCTGCTGAGTACCACTGACATCCTGTGGCTGTCCTGCTTTTGCTACCCTCTGCTCAG CATCTCTCTGCTGGGAAAGCCCCCGCATAGCTCCATCATGTCTATGGCCACGGGGAAGAACCTTCAGTCCATTCCTAAGAAG ACCCAGCACTACTTCCTGCTCTGCTTCTTGCTCAAATTCAGCCTCACCGTCAGCTCGTGCCTCATCTGCTTTGGCTTCACGCTGCAGAGCTTCTGTGACAGCTCCCGGGCCCGCAACCTCACCAACTGCTCCTCCATCATGCTGAGCAG TCATGCCGACACAGCTCCAGCCTGGTTTGACGACTTTGCCAACGGACTGCTGACGGCCCAGAAGCTCACGGCGGCCCTGACCGTCCTGCACACGG TCTTCATTTCTATCACCCACGTGCATCGCACCAAGCCCCTGTGGAGAAAGAGCCCCTTGACAAACCTCTGGTGGGCCGTGACGGTGCCCGTGGT CCTGCTGGGGCAGGTGGGCCAGACGGCAGTGGACCTACAGCTGTGGACACACAGGGACAGCCGTGTCCACTTTGGCCTGGAGGACGTGCCTCTGCTGACATGGCTCCTGGGCTGCCTCTCCCTGGTCCTTGTGGTGGTCACCAACGAGATCGTGAAGCTGCATGAGATTCG GGTCCGGGTTCGCTACCAGAAGCGACAGAAACTGCAGTTTGAAACGAAGCTGGGCATGAACTCCCCCTTCTGA
- the TMEM94 gene encoding transmembrane protein 94 isoform X15, which produces MDLKEKHVGEPPLALGLSTRKALSILKEQLEAVLEGHLKERKKCLTWKEMWRSSFLHHSNRCSCFHWPGASLMLLAVLLLLGCHGGQPAGSHGAELVSASALCLLLLLNLILIGRQDRLKRREVERRLRGIIDQIQDALRDGKEIKWPDAMYPDLHMPFAPSWSLHWAYRDGHLVNLPVSLLVEGDIIALRPGQESFASLRGIKDDEHIVLEPGDLFPPFSPPPSPRGEVKKGPQNPQQHRLFRVLETPVIDNIRWCLDMALSRPVTALDNERFTVQSVMLHYAVPVVLAGFLITNALRFMLNAPGVTSWQYTLLQLQVNGVLPVLPLLFPALWVLATACGEARVLAQMSKASPSSLLAKFSEDTLSSYTEAVSSQEMLRCIWGHFLRVIQGTSPTLSHSSSLLHSLGSVTVLCCVDKQGILSWPNPSPETVLFFSGKVEPPHSSHEDLTDDLSTRSFCHPEVEEEPHERDALLAGSLNTSLHLSNEQERGDWPGDGPKPPEFYSHHKAHGRSKHPSGSNVSFSRDTEGGEEEPGKAQPGLEGEPYEAEDFVCDYHLEMLSLSQDQQNPSCIQFDDSNWQLHLTSLKPLGLNVLLNLCNASVTERLCRFSDHLCNIALQESHSAVLPVHVPWGLCELARLIGFTPGAKELFKQENHLALYRLPSAEMVKETSLGRLSCVTKRRPPLSHMISLFIKDTTTSTEQMLSHGTADVVLEACTDFWDGADIYPLSGSDRKKVLDFYQRACLSGYCSAFAYKPMSCALSSQLNGKCIELVQAPGQSSIFTMCELPSTVPIKLSTRRNSWSSDEGIGEVLEKEDCMQALSGQIFMGMVSSQYQARLDIVRLIDGLVNACIRFVYFSLEDELKSKVFAEKMGLETGWNCHISLTPNGDMPGSEIPPSSPSHAGSLHDDLNQVSRDDAEGLLLMEEEGHSDLISFQPTDSDLPSFLEDCNRAKLPRGIHQVRPHLQNIDNVPLLVPLFTDCTPETMCEMIKIMQEYGEVTCCLGSSANLRNSCLFLQSDISIALDPLYPSRCSWETFGYATSTSMAQASDGLSPLQLSGQLNSLPCSLTFRQEETISIIRLIEQARHATYGIRKCFLFLLQCQLTLVVIQFLSCLVQLPPLLSTTDILWLSCFCYPLLSISLLGKPPHSSIMSMATGKNLQSIPKKTQHYFLLCFLLKFSLTVSSCLICFGFTLQSFCDSSRARNLTNCSSIMLSSHADTAPAWFDDFANGLLTAQKLTAALTVLHTVFISITHVHRTKPLWRKSPLTNLWWAVTVPVVLLGQVGQTAVDLQLWTHRDSRVHFGLEDVPLLTWLLGCLSLVLVVVTNEIVKLHEIRVRVRYQKRQKLQFETKLGMNSPF; this is translated from the exons ATGGATCTGAAGGAGAAGCACGTG GGCGAGCCACCCTTGGCCCTGGGCCTGTCCACCCGGAAGGCCCTCAGCATCCTGAAGGAGCAGCTCGAGGCGGTGCTGGAAGGACACCTGAAGGAACGGAAGAAATGTCTCACGTGGAAG GAGATGTGGAGAAGCAGCTTCCTGCACCACAGTAACCGCTGCTCCTGCTTCCACTGGCCGGGCGCCTCGCTCATGCTGCTGgcggtgctgctgctgctgggctgCCACGGGGGCCAGCCGGCGGGCAG CCACGGGGCCGAGCTGGTGAGCGCCTCGGCGCTGTGCCTCCTGCTCCTTCTCAACCTCATCCTCATCGGGCGGCAAGATCGGCTGAAGCGCAGGGAGGTAGAGCGGAGGCTCCGAGGGATCATTGACCAAATCCAAG ATGCGCTCAGGGATGGCAAGGAGATCAAGTGGCCGGATGCCATGTACCCAGACCTCCACATGCCCTTTGCACCATCCTGGTCCCTGCACTGGGCGTACAGAGATGGACATCTGGTCAACCTGCCAGTTAGCCTGTTGGTGGAAGGAGACATCATAGCTCTGAGGCCCGGCCAGGAATCGTTCGCCTCTCTGAGGGGGATCAAG GATGATGAACACATTGTCTTAGAGCCGGGAGACctgtttccccctttctctccacccccttcccccaggggAGAAGTGAAGAAAGGGCCACAGAACCCACAGCAGCACAGACTCTTCCGTGTCCTTGAGACCCCTGTGATTGACAACATCAG GTGGTGCCTGGACATGGCCCTGTCCCGCCCAGTCACTGCTCTGGACAACGAACGGTTCACGGTGCAGTCGGTGATGTTGCACTACGCTGTGCCTGTGGTCCTG GCCGGCTTCCTCATCACCAATGCCCTGCGCTTTATGCTGAATGCCCCTGGGGTCACGTCCTGGCAGTACACCCTCCTCCAGCTACAG GTGAACGGCGTCCTGCCCGTCCTCCCCCTGCTCTTTCCAGCCCTCTGGGTTCTGGCGACCGCCTGTGGAGAAGCCCGCGTCCTGGCTCAGATGAGCAAGGCCTCTCCCAGCTCCTTG CTGGCCAAGTTCTCGGAGGACACTCTCAGCAGCTATACAGAAGCCGTCTCCTCTCAG GAAATGCTACGCTGCATTTGGGGTCACTTCCTGCGGGTGATCCAGGGGACGTCGCCGACGCTGAGCCATAGTTCCAGCCTGTTGCACAGCTTGGGCTCTGTCACG GTCCTATGCTGTGTGGACAAACAGGGGATCCTGTCGTGGCCAAACCCCAGCCCGGAGACCGTGTTGTTCTTCAGTGGGAAGGTGGAGCCCCCACACAGCAGCCACGAGGACCTAACAGATGACCTGTCCACCCGCTCCTTCTGCCACCCCGAGGTAGAGGAGGAG CCCCACGAACGAGATGCCCTCCTGGCTGGCTCCCTGAACACTTCCCTGCACCTTTCCAATGAGCAGGAACGTGGTGACTGGCCCGGTGACGGTCCCAAGCCCCCTGAATTCTACTCTCACCACAAAGCACACGGCCGCAGCAAACACCCATCCGGCTCCAATGTGAGCTTCAGCAGGGACACAGAGGGTGGTGAAGAAGAGCCTGGCAAG GCCCAGCCCGGACTGGAGGGCGAGCCGTACGAAGCGGAGGACTTTGTGTGTGACTACCACCTGGAGATGCTGAGCCTGTCACAGGATCAGCAGAACCCCTCCTGCATCCAGTTCGATGACTCCAACTGGCAGCTGCACCTTACATCCCTGAAGCCCCTGGGTCTCAACGTGCTGCTGAACTTGTGTAACGCCAGCGTCACGGAGCGGCTGTGCCGGTTCTCAGACCACCTGTGCAACATCGCCCTGCAGGAGAGCCACAGCGCCGTCCTGCCCGTGCACGTACCCTGGGGCCTCTGCGAGCTGGCCCGCCTCATAG GCTTCACTCCTGGGGCCAAGGAGCTCTTCAAACAGGAAAACCACCTTGCACTCTACCGCCTCCCCAGTGCCGAGATGGTGAAGGAAACCTCACTGGGAAGGCTCTCCTGTGTCACCAAGCGGCGCCCCCCCCTCAGCCACATGATCAGCCTCTTCATCAAGGACACCACCACCA gTACAGAACAGATGCTGTCCCATGGCACGGCGGACGTGGTCTTAGAGGCCTGCACAGACTTCTGGGACGGGGCCGACATCTACCCTCTTTCGGGTTCTGACAG AAAGAAAGTGCTGGATTTCTACCAGCGAGCCTGCTTGTCTGGCTACTGCTCTGCCTTTGCCTACAAGCCCATGAGCTGCGCCCTGTCCTCTCAACTCAACGGCAAGTGCATTGAGCTGGTGCAGGCGCCTGGCCAAAGCAGCATCTTCACCATGTGCGAGCTGCCCAGCACTGTCCCCATCAAGCTCAGCACCCGCCGCAACAGCTGGAGCTCTGACG AAGGGATCGGGGAGGTGCTGGAGAAGGAAGACTGTATGCAGGCCCTGAGCGGCCAGATCTTCATGGGCATGGTGTCCTCCCAGTACCAGGCCCGGCTGGACATCGTGCGCCTCATCGATGGGCTGGTCAATGCCTGCATCCGCTTCGTCTACTTCTCTTTGGAGGATGAGCTCAAAAGCAAG GTGTTTGCAGAAAAGATGGGCCTGGAGACAGGTTGGAACTGCCACATCTCTCTCACGCCCAATGGGGACATGCCTGGCTCTGAGATCCCCCCCTCCAGCCCTAGCCATGCTGGCTCCCTGCATGATGACCTGAATCAGG TGTCCCGAGACGATGCAGAAGGGCTCCTTCTGATGGAGGAGGAGGGTCACTCTGACCTCATTAGCTTCCAGCCGACAGACAGTGACCTCCCCAGCTTCCTGGAGGACTGCAACCGG GCCAAGCTGCCCCGAGGCATCCACCAGGTGCGTCCCCACCTGCAGAACATTGACAACGTGCCCCTGCTAGTGCCCCTGTTCACCGACTGTACCCCCGAGA CCATGTGTGAGATGATCAAGATCATGCAGGAATATGGGGAGGTGACCTGCTGCCTGGGCAGCTCTGCCAACCTCAGGAACAGTTGCCTTTTCCTCCAGAGCGACATCAG CATCGCCCTGGATCCCCTGTACCCATCCCGCTGCTCCTGGGAGACCTTTGGCTACGCCACCAGCACCAGCATGGCCCAGGCCTCGGATGGCCTTTCTCCCCTGCAGCTCTCGGGGCAGCTCAACAGCCTGCCCTGCTCCCTGACATTTCGCCAAGAAGAGACCATCAGCATCATCCGGCTCATTGAGCAG GCTCGGCACGCCACCTACGGCATTCGCAAGTGCTTCCTCTTCCTGCTGCAATGCCAGTTGACTCTGGTGGTCATCCAG TTCCTGTCTTGTCTGGTTCAGCTGCCACCGCTGCTGAGTACCACTGACATCCTGTGGCTGTCCTGCTTTTGCTACCCTCTGCTCAG CATCTCTCTGCTGGGAAAGCCCCCGCATAGCTCCATCATGTCTATGGCCACGGGGAAGAACCTTCAGTCCATTCCTAAGAAG ACCCAGCACTACTTCCTGCTCTGCTTCTTGCTCAAATTCAGCCTCACCGTCAGCTCGTGCCTCATCTGCTTTGGCTTCACGCTGCAGAGCTTCTGTGACAGCTCCCGGGCCCGCAACCTCACCAACTGCTCCTCCATCATGCTGAGCAG TCATGCCGACACAGCTCCAGCCTGGTTTGACGACTTTGCCAACGGACTGCTGACGGCCCAGAAGCTCACGGCGGCCCTGACCGTCCTGCACACGG TCTTCATTTCTATCACCCACGTGCATCGCACCAAGCCCCTGTGGAGAAAGAGCCCCTTGACAAACCTCTGGTGGGCCGTGACGGTGCCCGTGGT CCTGCTGGGGCAGGTGGGCCAGACGGCAGTGGACCTACAGCTGTGGACACACAGGGACAGCCGTGTCCACTTTGGCCTGGAGGACGTGCCTCTGCTGACATGGCTCCTGGGCTGCCTCTCCCTGGTCCTTGTGGTGGTCACCAACGAGATCGTGAAGCTGCATGAGATTCG GGTCCGGGTTCGCTACCAGAAGCGACAGAAACTGCAGTTTGAAACGAAGCTGGGCATGAACTCCCCCTTCTGA